The Vicinamibacterales bacterium DNA segment CGCCCATCGTGCTGGGCGACCCGTCGCGGCTGGCGGCCGACACGGGCTGGCGGTCGAAGCACACGACCGAGGACGCGCTCGCCTCCGTCGTCGGCTTCTGGCGGACGCAGGTCCGGGTCGAAGGCCCGTAGGCCGTCCCCCAGGGTCTTGACAGGGCGAACAAATGGCGAAATAGTCGCGCCATGCCCGCCGCCACGGACCGCGGCCTGTTCGGGGATCCAGAGCCTCCGACGACGCGGGACGTCGCGCGGCTCGTCAAGACCGGCGGAATCGCCGCGCTGCCGGATGCCGTCGTCCGGGCCGACGCCGCCACTTACCAGCACGTCCGCTGCCGCTCCGCGCTGAACCGCGCGCGGGGCATGCCGTTCTTCAAGTGGACGCTGAATCCGTATCGCGGCTGCACGCATGGCTGCCACTACTGCTTCGCCAGGAAGTACCAATCGCATCTGGAACTCGGCGCCGGCGACGAGTTCGCCAGCGTGATCTTCGTGAAGGCGAACGTGGCTGACGTGCTGCGGCGCGAGCTGTCGGCCTGGTCGAGGCCTCCGGAGCAGGTCGCGATCGGCACGGCCACGGATCCCTACCAGCCGATCGAGGGCACCTACGGCATCACGCGCCGCTGCCTCGAGGCCCTCCGCGATCATCCGCTGCCCTTCGGCATCGTCACCAAGGGCCCGATGGTGGTGCGCGACGCGGACCTGCTCACGGATCTCTCGCGCGTGACGACGTGCAGCGTGCACGTGAGCGTGCCGTCGATGGATCACGACGCCTGGCAGCGCCTGGAGCCAGGCACCGCGCCGCCGCTCCAGCGGCTCCGGGCCGTGCGCACGCTCGTCGATGCCGGAATCCGATGCGGCGTGATGATGGCGCCGCTGGTGCCCGGCGTCACGACGAAGCCGGCGCTCGTCGAGGCCACTATCAAGGCGGCCGCGGACCATGGGGCCTCGTCAATCGGCGCGATGGTGCTGCACCTCGAGGGCGGCGCTCGGGCGCACTTCCTGCGGGTGCTCGCGGCCGAGTATCCCCATCTGGTGGATGGCTACGAGCGGCTGTTCGCCGGGAAGTACGCGCCGGCGTCCTACACCGACGAGATCGCGCGCGTCGTCGGGTTGCTCAAGGCCCGGCCGGCATCGCGGGCCGGCGGCGCGAGCGACCGGCGCCGGCGCCCCTCGTGCCCCGCCCAGGCCCGCTTGCACTTCCTGCCGGCGCGGCCACCGGCCAGGGCCGGCGACGGCTAGGCGAGGGCGCGGGGCGGGCCGCCGTCGCCCGCGGGCCCGACGCTAGCGAGGCGGCAGGATGCCGGCGGGCGACAGCAGCCGGGCGATGAGCGCCGCGAGCAGGGCCGTCCGCGGCAGGAGGCGGTCGAGCTCCACGTGCTCGTGCAGGGCATGGGCGCCGTCGCCGATTGCACCCAGGCCGTCCAGCGTCGGCACGCCGAGCGCGGCCGTGAAGTTGCCGTCGGACCCACCGCCCGTGCCGCCCTCCGACACGGTCTGGCCCAGCTCCGCCGCAACGGTCCTGGCGTGCTCGTAGAGTGCGGCGACGCCCGCCGATCGCTCCATCGGCGGGCGTTCGAAGCCTCCAGTGACGGACAACCGCGCACCGGGCAGCACGGGCCGGAGGGCCTGGAAGGCCGCGTCGATGCGTGCGGCGTCGTCCAGCGACGGGGCACGGACGTCGACGATCGCCTCGGCGCGCTCGGCGACGACGTTGGGGCGGGTGCCGCCGGAGACGACGCCGACGTTGACCGAGACGCCGCGGTCGAGATCGTGCAGCGCCTCGACGGACAGGATCTGGCGGGCCAACTCGCGAATCGCGCTGACGCCCTTGGCCGGATCCACGCCGGCGTGCGCGGAGACGCCGGTCGCGGCCAGGTGGAACTGGCCGATGCCTTTCCGGCTCGTCTTGAGCGCGCCGCCGGCGAGGGCCGGCTCGAGGACCAGGACGGCGTCGCTCGCCAGCGCCTCGGCCTCGATCAGGGCGCGCGACGTCTTGCTGCCGGTCTCTTCGTCCGACGTGACGAGCATCGCGACCGTGCCCGCCGCCGGGGGCGCCGTCTCGAACACGGCCCGCGCCGCCAGGAGGCCCATCGAGACGCCCACCTTCAT contains these protein-coding regions:
- a CDS encoding M20 family metallopeptidase, yielding MAHPLESFVHAHEAWLHEVIDALVSIESPTDDKAAVDRCGEEFRRRAASIGMRVRVEARPDAGDHSVVEIGTGRPRILLVGHVDTVWPHGQIARMPLERRDGRLWGPGTLDMKVGVSMGLLAARAVFETAPPAAGTVAMLVTSDEETGSKTSRALIEAEALASDAVLVLEPALAGGALKTSRKGIGQFHLAATGVSAHAGVDPAKGVSAIRELARQILSVEALHDLDRGVSVNVGVVSGGTRPNVVAERAEAIVDVRAPSLDDAARIDAAFQALRPVLPGARLSVTGGFERPPMERSAGVAALYEHARTVAAELGQTVSEGGTGGGSDGNFTAALGVPTLDGLGAIGDGAHALHEHVELDRLLPRTALLAALIARLLSPAGILPPR
- a CDS encoding radical SAM protein, with product MPAATDRGLFGDPEPPTTRDVARLVKTGGIAALPDAVVRADAATYQHVRCRSALNRARGMPFFKWTLNPYRGCTHGCHYCFARKYQSHLELGAGDEFASVIFVKANVADVLRRELSAWSRPPEQVAIGTATDPYQPIEGTYGITRRCLEALRDHPLPFGIVTKGPMVVRDADLLTDLSRVTTCSVHVSVPSMDHDAWQRLEPGTAPPLQRLRAVRTLVDAGIRCGVMMAPLVPGVTTKPALVEATIKAAADHGASSIGAMVLHLEGGARAHFLRVLAAEYPHLVDGYERLFAGKYAPASYTDEIARVVGLLKARPASRAGGASDRRRRPSCPAQARLHFLPARPPARAGDG